Proteins from one Triplophysa dalaica isolate WHDGS20190420 chromosome 6, ASM1584641v1, whole genome shotgun sequence genomic window:
- the cldn33b gene encoding claudin-22, which produces MTNPCNVAMELLGMFIGIGGWFCSLAATIMPQWQSHSTELMASESYEQGLWEACVVQEVAGTECRSYDTILGLGHTLTLARLLICLSDAMCLLGLLLAIPAMSQINCCKGEEGHRTKKGLRITAAVFLCLAGLLVLTPVSYVAHDIVLKFFDETIPHVVPRSEFGDAMFIGWAAGFLDVVASVLLFASSFGSRDYEHRLVYHHQRQEIISVDGSSKKRMEYV; this is translated from the coding sequence ATGACAAACCCCTGCAATGTGGCTATGGAGCTTCTGGGGATGTTTATTGGGATAGGGGGCTGGTTCTGCTCCCTGGCAGCCACTATCATGCCTCAGTGGCAGTCTCACTCAACTGAGCTGATGGCTTCTGAGAGCTACGAGCAAGGGCTATGGGAGGCCTGTGTGGTACAGGAGGTCGCCGGCACAGAGTGTCGTTCATACGACACAATTCTAGGCCTGGGACACACCTTGACGCTGGCTCGGCTTCTGATTTGTCTTTCAGATGCTATGTGTCTTCTCGGACTTCTCCTTGCCATTCCGGCGATGAGTCAGATCAACTGCTGCAAGGGCGAGGAGGGACACCGGACCAAGAAAGGTTTGAGGATCACAGCTGCTGTGTTTTTATGCCTCGCTGGTTTGCTGGTGCTCACTCCGGTCTCTTACGTCGCCCACGACATCGTTCTGAAGTTCTTCGATGAGACGATACCTCACGTAGTGCCACGGTCAGAGTTCGGGGATGCGATGTTCATCGGATGGGCTGCTGGATTTCTTGACGTTGTTGCTTCAGTATTGTTGTTTGCATCTAGTTTTGGCTCAAGAGACTATGAACATCGTCTTGTGTATCATCATCAAAGGCAAGAGATCATAAGTGTGGATGGGTCTTCTAAGAAGCGCATGGAGTATGTTTGA
- the cldn34a gene encoding claudin-34, whose protein sequence is MAYLAHAAHLPFLGLIFGFVGLIITACLSGVNDWRIWYLDDQSIVSGGLAWVGVWRACFYSHVLDSSEFCKSISLTDSFTPPEIAAAQVLCMTAVGVGVVANLVAGYAVRNAYFGVDSGRVRLAFVTAGCLFWLTAACSLVPVLWNMSSVLANLTIDFPPDFYLPPAPIKQEVGPGIGIGICSSLLLIVSGLFFMCYKDPVKTKTDKSRPKEHLKNINVRAESSLDTIKESGDEGLINPAFEIEKNI, encoded by the coding sequence ATGGCTTACCTGGCCCATGCAGCCCATTTGCCATTCTTGGGTCTGATATTTGGTTTTGTAGGATTGATAATCACAGCGTGCCTTTCAGGAGTGAATGACTGGAGAATATGGTATTTGGATGATCAATCTATCGTCAGCGGAGGATTGGCCTGGGTGGGCGTATGGAGAGCCTGTTTCTACAGCCATGTTTTGGACTCATCTGAATTCTGCAAAAGCATCAGTCTTACAGACTCCTTCACTCCTCCAGAAATAGCAGCTGCCCAGGTACTCTGCATGACTGCTGTTGGTGTGGGTGTGGTGGCGAACCTGGTGGCTGGATATGCAGTGAGAAATGCTTACTTTGGGGTCGACAGTGGGCGTGTCAGACTGGCCTTTGTGACGGCGGGTTGCTTATTTTGGCTTACTGCTGCGTGTTCATTGGTTCCTGTCCTCTGGAACATGAGTTCTGTGCTTGCAAATCTCACTATAGACTTCCCCCCAGACTTCTACCTGCCCCCGGCTCCAATAAAACAGGAAGTGGGCCCGGGGATTGGCATTGGGATCTGCTCATCTCTGTTGCTCATAGTGAGTGGGCTTTTCTTCATGTGCTATAAGGATCCTGTCAAAACCAAGACTGATAAGAGTAGACCAAAGgaacatttgaaaaacataaatgtcAGGGCTGAAAGCTCTCTGGATACAATTAAAGAGAGTGGAGATGAGGGACTGATCAACCCAGCCTTTGAGATCGAGAAGAACATTTAA
- the shroom2a gene encoding protein Shroom2, with product MDTINQYPLDPGFPEGDQRSIYTSDRTGSFDEHPGNGDGWKLVDAILSGGAPWGFTIRGGLEHGGPLLITKVDEGGKAAVARLQAGDELVKINNFPLTGYRQEAICLVKGSHKSLSLVVKRIRFSRTTESGWIGLQLSTSRNMKMVDIVAQKMPSESDVHMARSFLTKILRSSMRKNHFKGRNEPMSRPHSWHATKCNENHSEVKTQSTPSPVWQTRYDASSFSSDLSTGWEQTNLRRVSDQFSSLGSMDSLEQSSHPYPPGRLSPSKSNNNSIEHLGGGKRDSAYSSFSTSSGTPDYTLSKSNTASTENMLYKINQLDSTGRHSNGRHSQSLSHDEKLVYVQLPSGPANHEIPRVEEQPGTRNSSSGRILIGPVWNVPDIKKTVVSSTPPPTPPTRSDSFAATKVHERSLITGTSELKSQVKGLQKTSETHERSLETGLEGRRDCNLPSKNNSLNSCISSDTHHPYVHRMAPDKPYSLSTTDVRERHPTHANVPNHPRQYSDEVTFHAQTRTVSAPQAPFNGYYSSMQELPTNNHTQLNSQNQVRRPAASQSGLAIDPEGSTPSRYYGVTSHQTPPGRSQASLVRIDDSKASLVSELSHGGRDRISVGSQGGIKDRYYPPQPQHHDPDYNAFSKKTDNHLISASTNPLNMSDSTTTKPSEVRVDQKQHHVSYLDTHFVSHPPSKQPEQRRSVGLPKEFSQQPLPTESDSKICPQKTPMLYSLAQEHNDMDDYQKEMKSVIAQQEAFDGSKQARRSDRFATTLRSEIQMRRAQLQKSQSAATLGNPDEAAEETALWKSSGKSSPSSSGTFSSSYKDHLKEAQARVLQATSFRRKDLEPVLIEHPIGEVASRKDVPPVSEVPPGKPASGSSQVFRIGGRKRFSTEQKVRSVSEPDKIHEVGAEEHSPASDNAAPLENRRKFFEPTAKPAFPKPMPKNNLQTCEDTRVSKPGGVPHPAKSDMGVRSNTESSTPVAQNLIEGQDGSRTVNQLAMLKQQRLGTFAEYEAKWNGQKKTTEPRQSARYHSTDNIIDTGIEEKRKPTCVHERSRSSPSADFYGQKLPLQDKKSDVDSKPERNLSNQDMNDSCQNFFPCFSVVHSCWFYSPERLNIKEHRELVCKAKPEPPALTKDLEIKSSDPPPSQHKPAPPFSDVSPRSEPSALSINKSSVLLPHLEKYKCPEGTPPPLGKFQEVHPGSQGGVLASLSPVNSQCSTPAQVPRKSLEHSKGPVREEELQQELVPPPFPPPPPPVAPPTQQSTGPTQPTMEGQRSPSPQFGPQRLTDKPPVSVSIQDETPGRMDRVKDETTSVKKVPIKIVHSESNTEKESRQYLDLHSENSLTSQAPGVTHLQSLGNPDQSYSLFCTYTRQKDQGPESRDEAMGPLKDQDPQTNVNPVPHAIHGLQIDSSVDHNSNGVSPQTSPSEDDDGKREELVRDIMGKDKTLVDILDQSKMRTTMDLMEGIFPQEEQLLEEAQQRRKAAPKPLVHRNSVEKKEDETLVAATALVTNSTYYSTSVPKAELLIKMKDMQEQSVEHVSEDELEEDNENLSGKKHELIDSLTKKLQVLRDAQESLQEDVQDNNALGEEVEVVVQGVCKPNELDKFRMFVGDLDKVVNLLLSLSGRLARVENALNSLEEDASLEERRTLTEKRKLLIRQHEDAKELKENLDRREGVVYEILASYLSEERMADYEHFVKMKSALIIEQRKLEDKIKLGEEQLKCLMDSLPIDQRIMI from the exons GAATATGAAAATGGTGGATATAGTAGCACAGAAAATGCCATCAGAGAGCGACGTGCATATGGCCCGGAGCTTTCTCACGAAGATTTTACGAAGTTCCATGAG AAAGAACCACTTTAAAGG GAGAAATGAACCCATGAGCAGACCGCACTCCTGGCATGCCACCAAGTGTAACGAAAATCATTCCGAAGTCAAAACACAGTCCACACCCTCGCCTGTCTGGCAAACAAGATATGATGCAAG TTCATTTTCTTCTGATCTGTCTACCGGCTGGGAGCAAACAAATCTACGGAGAGTCTCTGATCAGTTCAGTTCCTTGGGCAGTATGGATAGCCTAGAGCAAAGCTCTCATCCCTATCCACCTGGCCGCCTTTCTCCGAGCAAGTCCAATAATAACAGCATTGAACATTTAGGCGGTGGTAAAAGAGATTCTGCGTACAGTTCCTTTTCTACAAGCTCAGGGACCCCTGATTACACACTTTCCAAAAGCAATACTGCATCCACTGAGAACATGCTGTACAAAATTAATCAGTTGGACTCAACTGGCCGCCACAGCAATGGCAGGCACAGTCAAAGCTTAAGCCATGATGAGAAGCTGGTATACGTGCAGCTTCCCTCAGGTCCAGCTAACCACGAGATCCCAAGAGTCGAAGAACAACCGGGAACTCGAAATTCAAGCTCTGGAAGGATTCTCATTGGGCCTGTCTGGAATGTTCCAGATATAAAGAAAACCGTGGTATCGTCCACACCGCCTCCCACTCCACCTACCCGCAGTGACAGTTTTGCAGCTACCAAAGTTCATGAGAGAAGTTTGATCACAGGCACCTCTGAATTAAAGTCTCAGGTGAAAGGATTGCAAAAGACATCAGAGACCCACGAAAGATCTCTTGAGACTGGTCTGGAGGGGCGACGTGATTGTAATCTGCCGTCCAAAAACAATTCCTTAAATTCCTGCATTTCATCTGATACCCATCATCCATACGTCCACCGCATGGCCCCAGACAAGCCATACTCCTTGTCGACCACAGACGTCAGAGAGAGACATCCAACCCACGCCAATGTTCCAAACCATCCACGGCAGTACAGTGACGAGGTCACCTTTCATGCTCAAACTAGGACGGTGTCTGCGCCGCAGGCTCCATTCAACGGCTACTATAGCAGTATGCAGGAACTGCCCACAAACAACCACACACAGCTTAACAGCCAGAATCAGGTTAGAAGGCCAGCTGCTTCACAGTCTGGTCTTGCGATCGATCCTGAAGGAAGTACTCCGAGCCGTTATTATGGAGTCACATCCCACCAAACCCCTCCGGGAAGGTCCCAGGCTTCTTTAGTGAGAATTGATGACTCTAAAGCTTCATTGGTCTCAGAACTGTCACACGGTGGAAGGGACAGAATATCCGTAGGTTCTCAAGGAGGAATAAAGGACCGGTATTACCCACCTCAGCCACAGCATCATGATCCAGATTATAATGCCTTCTCCAAAAAAACTGACAACCACCTAATTTCGGCATCCACTAATCCCTTGAATATGTCTGATTCAACAACCACCAAACCTTCTGAGGTGAGGGTTGACCAAAAGCAACACCATGTGTCTTACTTAGATACACATTTTGTTAGTCATCCTCCGAGTAAGCAACCTGAGCAGAGAAGAAGTGTTGGCCTTCCCAAAGAGTTCTCACAACAGCCCTTGCCAACTGAAAGCGATTCAAAGATATGTCCCCAGAAAACACCTATGTTGTACTCTCTCGCCCAAGAGCACAATGATATGGATGACTATCAAAAGGAGATGAAAAGTGTAATTGCACAACAGGAAGCATTTGACGGAAGCAAACAGGCACGACGAAGTGACCGCTTTGCTACCACGCTCCGCAGTGAAATCCAGATGAGGAGGGCTCAACTTCAAAAGAGCCAAAGCGCTGCTACTTTAGGCAATCCAGATGAAGCTGCAGAAGAGACTGCACTCTGGAAGTCCTCCGGGAAATCTTCTCCTTCCTCATCTGGCACTTTTTCTAGCTCTTATAAAGACCATCTTAAAGAAGCCCAGGCCAGAGTACTTCAGGCTACGTCATTCAGGAGAAAAGACTTGGAACCGGTCCTGATCGAGCATCCAATTGGCGAGGTTGCCTCCCGGAAAGACGTACCACCTGTTTCGGAGGTTCCACCTGGTAAACCAGCCTCAGGGAGTAGTCAAGTGTTTCGCATCGGTGGACGAAAGCGCTTCTCTACAGAGCAGAAGGTTCGGTCTGTTTCTGAGCCAGATAAAATTCACGAAGTGGGAGCGGAGGAGCACTCACCTGCATCCGACAATGCCGCACCCTTAGAGAATCGCCGTAAATTCTTTGAGCCAACAGCAAAACCGGCCTTTCCTAAACCCATGCCAAAGAACAACCTGCAGACGTGTGAAGACACCAGAGTGTCCAAACCTGGAGGCGTGCCACACCCTGCGAAGAGTGACATGGGTGTGCGGAGTAACACTGAGAGCTCAACCCCCGTTGCACAAAACCTCATTGAAGGTCAGGACGGTTCTCGCACAGTAAACCAACTGGCCATGCTGAAGCAGCAGAGACTTGGCACTTTTGCAGAGTATGAGGCCAAATGGAACGGCCAGAAGAAGACGACAGAACCAAGGCAATCTGCAAGATACCACTCCACAGATAACATCATTGACACAGGAATTGAGGAGAAAAGAAAGCCCACCTGTGTGCATGAAAGATCTAGATCCTCCCCTTCTGCTGACTTCTATGGACAG AAGCTTCCACTTCAAGATAAGAAATCAGATGTGGATTCCAAACCAGAAAGAAATCTCTCCAACCAAGATATGAATGA tTCCTGTCAAAATTTCTTTCCGTGCTTTTCTGTGGTACACAGCTGTTGGTTTTATTCCCCTGAAAG attaaaCATAAAAGAACACCGTGAACTCGTATGCAAGGCAAAACCAGAACCTCCTGCTTTGACTAAAGACCTGGAGATAAAGTCTTCAGATCCTCCACCCAGTCAACATAAACCTGCCCCACCGTTTTCTGACGTCAGCCCTCGCAGTGAACCTTCAGCCCTCTCCATAAACAAGAGCTCTGTTCTCTTGCCCCATCTGGAGAAGTACAAATGCCCTGAGGGCACACCTCCTCCCCTTGGCAAATTTCAGGAGGTCCACCCAGGATCACAAGGAGGAGTCTTGGcttcactctctcctgtcaaCAGTCAATGCTCCACCCCTGCACAAGTTCCCCGGAAGAGCTTGGAGCACAGCAAAGGGCCAGTCAGGGAGGAGGAACTACAACAAGAGCTTGTGCCTCCTCCCTTTCCACCTCCACCCCCTCCCGTTGCCCCGCCCACCCAACAAAGCACTGGCCCGACCCAGCCCACCATGGAGGGGCAGCGTTCACCCTCGCCCCAGTTCGGTCCCCAGAGGCTGACCGACAAGCCCCCTGTTTCTGTCTCCATACAGGATGAAACTCCTGGAAG GATGGATAGGGTTAAAGATGAGACCACATCAGTGAAAAAAGTGCCCATTAAGATCGTCCACTCAGAGAGCAACACTGAAAAAGAGAGTCGACAGTACCTCGACCTGCACAGCGAGAACTCTCTCACCTCCCAAGCACCTGGAGTAACTCATCTTCAGAGTTTAGGAAACCCAGATCAGTCTTATTCCCTTTTCTGTACTTACACAAGGCAAAAGGACCAGGGGCCTGAATCGAGAGACGAAGCCATGGGTCCTCTTAAAGACCAGGATCCGCAAACCAACGTGAACCCCGTTCCTCACGCAATACATGGTCTTCAGATCGACTCATCGGTGGATCACAACAGCAATGGAGTATCACCACAAACTTCTCCCTCTGAGGATGATGATGGCAAGAGGGAGGAACTGGTTCGAGATATCATGGGCAAAGATAAGACCCTGGTGGACATTTTAGACCAGAGTAAGATGAGGACCACTATGGATCTGATGGAGGGGATTTTCCCTCAGGAAGAGCAGCTGCTTGAGGAGGCACAACAGCGCCGGAAAGCAGCACCTAAACCACTGGTCCATCGCAACTCGGTGGAGAA GAAGGAGGACGAGACCCTGGTGGCAGCCACAGCTTTAGTGACTAATTCCACCTACTACAGTACATCTGTGCCCAAAGCAGAGCTGCTGATTAAGATGAAGGACATGCAGGAACAGAGCGTGGAACACGTCTCAGAAGATGAACTTGAGGAGGACAATGAAAATCTCTCCGGCAAGAAG CATGAGTTGATTGACAGCCTGACCAAGAAGTTGCAGGTGCTAAGGGATGCCCAAGAGAGTCTACAGGAGGACGTTCAGGACAACAATGCTCTTGGGGAGGAAGTGGAGGTCGTCGTGCAGGGCGTCTGCAAGCCGAATGAGCTCGATAAGTTCAGAATGTTTGTTGGCGACCTTGATAAAGTGGTCAACCTTCTGCTGTCTCTATCTGGACGTCTGGCGAGAGTGGAAAATGCGCTCAACAGCCTGGAGGAAGATGCTTCGCTGGAGGAGAGG cgtacgCTGACAGAAAAGCGCAAACTATTGATCCGTCAACACGAAGATGCCAAGGAACTGAAGGAGAACCTCGACAGGAGAGAGGGTGTGGTGTATGAGATCCTGGCAAGCTACCTGTCGGAGGAGAGGATGGCTGACTACGAGCACTTTGTGAAGATGAAATCAGCCCTCATCATTGAGCAGCGAAAGCTGGAGGACAAGATCAAACTGGGCGAAGAGCAGCTCAAGTGTCTTATGGACAGTCTCCCAATAGACCAGAGGATTATGATCTGA